TCGCTCTGTCTTACCCGTCGCCGTATCCAAGACCGTGTCGCCTTTGTTGATGACGCCTGAGTAAATTCGAGTAAAGGTCAAGGAGCCAAAGCGATCGTCCATAATCTTGAAGGCTAGCGATCGGAAAGGCTTCTCTGGATCAACGTAGGCAAACTTGCCAGTCTCGTTACCTTCCAGATCAATTTCCGGCTGTGGCGGAACCTCGTTGGGTGCTGGTAAATAATCAACCACTGCGTCTAGCACATTTTGTACGCCTTTGTTCTTGAAAGACGATCCACAGAATGTTGGGAAGAATGCCAAGTTGCGGGTTCCTTTACGGATGCACTGCTTGATTTCGTCGATGGTGACTTCCTCACCTTCGAGATACTTCATCAAGATTTCTTCATCTTGCTCAACCGCAAGCTCAACCATCGCTTCGCGATACTCTTCTACCTGTTCCTTCATGTCTTCAGGAATGTCGGTGATTTCGTAGTTTTCGGGCAAGCCACTATCATCCCAAACCCAGGCTTTGCGAGTTAGGAGATCAACAACGCCCACAAAGTCACTTTCGGTACCAATCGGCAGCACCATCACTAAAGGTGTTGCGGCTAGCACTTCTTCCACTTGTTTAACGACGCGATAAAAATCGGCACCGGTTCTGTCTAGCTTATTGACGTAAATCAGCCGTGCCACTTTGGAGTCGTTAGCATAGCGCCAGTTCGTTTCTGACTGGGGTTCCACCCCACCAGATCCGCAAAAGACGCCCACGCCGCCATCTAACACTTTCAGGGAACGATAGACTTCAATCGTAAAGTCAACGTGCCCTGGCGTATCGATAATGTTGAGTTGGCAATCCTTCCAAAAGCAAGACGTGGCGGCAGACTGAATTGTGATGCCGCGCTCTTGCTCCTGCTCCATGAAGTCTGTAGTTGCCGCACCTTCATGTACCTCACCAATCTTGTGGATTTTGCCCGTGAGCTTCAAAATCCGCTCAGTAGTAGTGGTTTTACCAGCATCCACGTGGGCAAAAATGCCAATGTTGCGATATCGCGTAAGGTCCTTTTTCATAACTGCTCTCTAGATTTCTGTGCGACAAACCATTAA
Above is a genomic segment from Leptolyngbya iicbica LK containing:
- the fusA gene encoding elongation factor G, with the protein product MKKDLTRYRNIGIFAHVDAGKTTTTERILKLTGKIHKIGEVHEGAATTDFMEQEQERGITIQSAATSCFWKDCQLNIIDTPGHVDFTIEVYRSLKVLDGGVGVFCGSGGVEPQSETNWRYANDSKVARLIYVNKLDRTGADFYRVVKQVEEVLAATPLVMVLPIGTESDFVGVVDLLTRKAWVWDDSGLPENYEITDIPEDMKEQVEEYREAMVELAVEQDEEILMKYLEGEEVTIDEIKQCIRKGTRNLAFFPTFCGSSFKNKGVQNVLDAVVDYLPAPNEVPPQPEIDLEGNETGKFAYVDPEKPFRSLAFKIMDDRFGSLTFTRIYSGVINKGDTVLDTATGKTERVGRIVEMHANSREEIESAQAGDIVALVGLKNVQTGHTLCDPKDPATLEPMVFPEPVISVAVEPKKKGDNEKMGMALSKMVQEDPSFYVETDQESGETIMKGMGELHLDIKVDILKRTHGVEVEVGKPQVAYREAITKVFSDSYTHKKQSGGSGQFAKIDYTIEPAETGTGFEFESKVTGGNVPREFWPAVQKGFETSVEKGPLAGFPVVDLKVTLNDGGFHPVDSSAIAFEIAAKAAYRQSLPKAGLQLLEPIMKVDVFTPDDYMGDVIGDLNRRRGMILGQDTGPTGVRIKAEAPLSEMFGYIGDLRTMTSGRGQFSMTFSHYAPCPSNVAEVVIKEAKERAAAS